The region CCAGAAGATCCGTCAAAGTCTCAAGGTTCCCTTCAGTCGCTGAATGACCCTAAATTCGGACtgcctccagctctggtGGCCAactttgctgctgccggtgTCACCAGCATCTACCAATGGCAGGCATCATGCTTGCTTGGTGAAGGCCTCCTGAAAGGGAAGCGGCATCTAATCTATACGGCACCCACGGGCGGTGGGAAGTCGCTTGTGGCTGATGTTCTGATGCTGAAGCGGATCATCGAGAACCCTACGCGCAAAGCGATTCTGGTCCTCCCGTACGTGGCCTTGGTCCAAGAGAAACTTAAGTGGCTCCGGCGCATAGTCCAAGATGTTGAAAAATACACCGTTGACGATGAACACCCCGACGCGAGTCATCACCGTTGGAGGAAAATGCAGAAATCTATTCGCATTTCGGGTTTCTTTGGAGGGAGCAAAACTACCGCCTCTTGGGAGGATACAGACATTGCAGTTTGCACCATTGAAAAGGTTTGCTATCGCAGAATACTGGCATGACCTCGATCTGACAGTGTTAGGCGAACTCATTGATCAACACTGCTATTGAGGAATGCAGTATTGGAGAACTGGGGGCAGTCGTGTTGGATGAATTGCATATGCTTGACGACGAGAATCGAGGATACTTGTTGGAACTGATGGTGACCAAGCTGCTTCTACTGCAGCAGGATATTCAGATCATTGGAATGAGCGCTACCATCTCGGTAAGTGACATCCTAATTACAAGATGCAATATCTGACAGGTCAAGAATACGGAGCTGTTGGCAGACTGGATTAATGCTAGATACTTTGTATCAACCTATCGTCCAGTGCCCGTGGACGAATATCTTATCTATGATAATGCGATCTACCCAGCCGCGACTTCGAGACAGCTCTTTCAGACAATCTCGAAGCTGACAGCCACAGGAGGACCCTTCTTGAGCGAGGCCGTGCCTCCCCAGCGCACAATCAAACCTTCTGCCTTCAGGGAATTATCTAACCCGATGTCAAACGCAATGGTAGCTATGGCAATCGATACGGTCACTGCAGGATACGGTGCTCTGGTGTTCTGTGGCAGTAGAGTAGCCTGTCAAGTCCACGCTGCGCTCATAAGCGAGGCAATGCCTGATCCAGGTACGCTTGGCGCAGAGGATCTGGGTAAGCGACTCGACCTGCTGGCAGAGCTTCGCAGTCTTCCCAGCGGACTGGATCCGGCTCTGGAGAAAACCCTCATCAAAGGCGTGGGATTCCACAGTGAGCAAGTTTCTGACCAGACACTGAGGGCTCGATACTGATCATGCTTAGACGCAGGGATGACGACCGAAGAGCGTGAAGCCATTGCACAGGCATATGATCAAGGTGTTCTAAAGGTGCTGGTTGCCACCTGCAGTCTCGCTGCTGGCGTCAACCTTCCGGCGAGAAGAGTAATCATAAATGGAGCACGCATGGGCCGTGAACTAGTTGGGCCAGCAATGTTGTAAGTCGCCCAGGTACCAGCAGGATTAGGGGTTGCTAATGGACAGGCGCCAAATGTGCGGTCGAGCCGgccgcaaaggcaaagaTGAGGCGGGTGAGACATACCTTATTGTCGGAAAATCTGATCTCCAGGCTGTTTGCGACCTTCTGGAGGCCGATATGCCAGCAATTGAAAGTTGTTTGGCGCCGGAAAAGAGAGGACTGAAACGGTAAGTGTCCACTGCTGCCAGGTAAGAAAGTTGTTCACATTCTTAGAGCACTCTTGGAGGCAATTGCAACCGGTCTTGTCTCAGGCGTTGCCGCCATCAAAGAATATGTGAAATGTACCCTTTTATATCGGACTGTTGATAAGAAGCTGTCGTACAGCATCATGGACTCAGCCCTTCAAGAGctggcagaagaaaagctcatTCAACTGAATGAAGACGAGTCTTATGTAGCCACTCAGCTTGGACAAGCCGTGGTTGCTTCTGCCTTTGCGCCAGATGACGGTCTTTTCATGTATGAGGAGCTGAAGCGAGCGCTCCAGGCTTTCGTGATGGACGGCGACATGCATGTTTTCTACATGTTTACTCCGCTCCAAGCCGCGGCACAGACTCAGATTGATTGGCCAACATTCAGGGACTTATTGGATACCCTGGATGACAGTGGTATACGCGCTTTGCAGTTTGTTGGAGTAAACCCTGGCTTTGTGAACTCAATGTACGGTTATCCATAGATCCATCTTGAACTTCCGATACTGACTTCTGCAGGGTTCAAAGTGGTGCATCACTGAAAGAGGACACCCCGGAACAAGTGACTCAAGCAAGGATATATCGGCGCGCATATACAGCCTTCCAGCTCCGTGATCTCAGCAACGAGGTTCCATTACCTGTGATTTCAAGTCGGTACAAGATTCCCCGTGGAACAATCCAGACTCTAGCGCAGCAGTGTCATGGATTCGCCGCGGGAATAGTGAAGTTTTGTCAGCGCATGGGCTGGGGTATGTTAGCCGCAGTTCTCGATCATATGCGGGATCGGTTGGAAGCAGGTGCGCGAGCTGACCTTCTCGAAATGGCCCAAGTGACCTATGTCAAAGGCTGGACGGCAAGGTTACTTCGCGACAATGGATTTCGGAACCTGAGAGCATTAGCTGAGGCCGATCCCAAGGATGTTGTACCCGTATTGAAGATGGTAAGGCACTTAGACTGTAACTCTATTATCAAACTAACCCTATTTCTAAAGGTTAATCCTCGTAAGACCCAGCGAAACCAGCTTCACCCAACTGAAGCTGAGCGCTACGCTGGGAAGTTACTCGCTAAAGCAGAGGTCATTGTCGCATCGGCTAATAGGATTTGGGGTAAGCATACTGAAACGCTTGATTTCGGTGTGTGAGGCTAATCACGACCTTGTCTATCCAGAACGAGAAATGCAGGTTGATCTGGATGAGTGAAGACGAAGTCGGGCCTCATTCCGTGGCACCCCGAGCTGAAGCTTGGGTGTTTCTGCACGGGATGTACTATCGGCATTACAAAGGTATGATCTAGACATAGATGGGATTTAGCGCAACGAAATCGGTATATTAGGTTGTTTTCTTGATTACGAAACTGGAGGAATTGGCTACGATACTACAACCGAAGTACGAAGAACAATGATATGCCTGATAGATAATGTGTATATCTCTCACAGCACATCATCACCTTGGCTAGAAAGAGGACTAACAAGTAACCCAGCCGGGTAAGAATGAATAATCTAACACCAGTAATGTATTTGTTGAATTGATCTAGACCGCAAATATACAAGGAAAGAAATGTGATGACCAAGGACGCCTTTATTGCTAACTGAGTGACTGACCGACCCGTACTTCATGCCCGGCCGCCCCTTCAACGATTCCAATCCCAATGTGTGTTATATTGATGGTTTCCTACATTAGTAGGCTAGCCTCTGTACAGGTGCTGCGCTGATTTGAGGGCCCACCAAGATAGGTGAGTAGGTTATCAGTTCGAATGCAATTTCCTAACCCTACTAACTCCCTCGTAAAGCGTGCGATCAATAGCCGCCGCAACGGTAAGCGTCCCACCAACGATTGCGCATACACCCGTCAAGAAACCAGTGAAGGTCTTCGGCCTCGCCTCACGATTGATAACCTTCATCGGCGAGATGTCGTAGTTGAAAAAGACGCCGGGAATACCGCCCGCTGCGTGGATGCGCTCCTTATGAGCCTCGTCTGAGGCATCGCCACCGCGCAGAGATCGCTTGTGCGAGGTTACGCTGTATTGATGTGTTTCGATGCTGCCTTGTGAGCCGGCGCTGAGGCCTTGCGCGCCGAGCGGGGTGTTTGTGTCGGCCGCAGCGTGGAGAGATGCAGAATAGAGAGGGTCCCAGCCGAGGGGCAGGTAGGATGTTGAGACGACCTTGATGAAGTACATAAAGCTGTAAGCGGGCTCAGGTGCTTCTTGGCTCGTGCTATCGAGTGGGTTAGTATGGTGGTGGTCCGTCCATTGCCAACGATCCGAGAGCTCGTCTGGTAATTGCGGTCCGAAGCGGAGGCTGTGAATGATATGAGACATTGTGTGCTGCTCAGCCGGCGACAGACCCCTTTCCTCGTAGTTCGCGATGTCGTGGATGTGCACGTTGTTAGAGGAGAAGCTGCGCCCAGGCGCAATGTGAAAGTTGCCAACAACCTTGTTGACACGGATAACGCCTTCAAGCCGGCATCCTTCGCGGCGTTGCGCGTCAATCCGCTCAGAGTAGTGCTCGCGCTCGCATTGCTCAATGTTGGTCCCCTTGCCGAATCCCCATTGTTTCTGGGCGTACGCTTCGCGCACTTCGTCgcaggtgctgcagcacCCGGGCTTGATGGCGTTGGGAGGTGGGGGCGCGCCGCCGCATTCACCGCAGTAGTCTGGGTCGAGGTgcttggcttcttcggcgtgGCTTGGACCTGTTAGCGGGGTTCTATGGGAGGCTGATGGATTGGAAGCTACTCCGCTTACAGTTGCAGTGCCTGGACGTCAAGGACGCGGCCGCCCTCCGCAGCAGGCGCAAGGCGGACCTTGTTCACACCGTGCGCGACACCAACCTGCTGCTCGCCCGAGACATCCATGACATCGAGAGTTGTGAGCTCACAGGGAAGTCGAGGGAATGTGATGTTCAGGTGgatctccatcttctctcctcttgaCTTGTCGACGACGAGCTCCGGCAAAACTGCCACCCGCCTGTAGTCCACCCACTCTCCCCACGTAAGCCATATTATGATAAGCAGCGAGGCGATAGTGATGATTCCCCCGGAGGTGGTGCGGATGCGAGCCTCATCGACTGTTTTCGCGAAGGCATCTAGCCTTGTGAACCGTGATTTGGCCGCCATGGCTTATGGCAATCGAACGTCGATCATACGAGGGCGGGTGTTGATTTGATCCTAGACCGGCTAGGCTGTAGTATAACTCctaaagagaaggagagttATCAGTCTGAAGTGATCTCGAAAGTGTCGGTAGCAGCAGCGAACTACGAAGCCATTGAACGATCTACACGGGTCCTCCAGCATGTCACGGAGAACCGGGCACGCACGCACCTAATCTGAGCAAGCCGTCCGCGGCGAGCAGCCAATCGTGAGTTTTCGCCGTTTGCTTTCAGTTTCTGACCTGGGCGAAAGCTGTCCAGGAGTTGCGCTGGATGAATTGGAGTAATTTTAGTCGGCGTCGTTTATCTCTTAGACCCGAATAAAGACACGTAACGCGTAATCTATTTATGTGTCGGAAATTCCTGGCGTGTATTGGTATTACTTAAAGGACAGACCGCACTATACCATTGGTTAGAGCCTAAGCCCACCTTAATCCTGCCCCGCTGTGCCTGGAATCTGTCACGTGCTTTGAGCCCCAACGCCGCCTAATGCACGTGACTCATCTGCCTGCAGAAATGGATTCAAACGAACGTCACTTTTTTTTGCTGTTGACTCAGTTCGCTGCCTAGGCCTCAAACAGTAGGCCACCCTTTACATTGTTTTGGATCGCAATATAAGAGCgatacctttttttttcattcAGTCCTTTCTTTGGTCTCATTCCCTGATACATGCCGATACACTCATTGAGAGACTAAGGCGCTCAGCGCTTTGTTTTGCTTTGCGCAGCCAATCTAAACTTCGACGAGTGGCCTCCTTCTACCCTTCGATCCTCTACACCTTACCTTCGCATATCGATCCGCTTCTTCGAACTTCCACCTCTACATCATCATGAAAAGGGGCAGATCTTCTCGCGGTCGCACCAGTACCCGCGCGAATACTGGTGATCGTGGGGGAATTCGCAAGAGGGGTGCTCCTCCGACAAAGGTTGACCGAGATGGTGATTTGGCGATGGGCGCAGGTGCAGGCGCAATTCGTGGCCAAAAAACCCGTTCAGGTTCTGGTCGTCCCGCTTCCTCTGCAACCCGAGCAAACACCGCTCTCGATCGGAGCATCAGTCAAATCCAAAAGGCCCTATCCAGCTCGAACGCCCAAGCGAACATCCGGCAAGGAGGGCGCTCGTCTCCCACGGAACAGGTTGCTGTACgtggatggaaagaaagcaaggcGGCGTCCAACCGCGACGGTGGCGTCGAAAGTTTGGTCGCTTTtctcgagaagaagctcaccTCACCCGACTCGAAATCTGGCCCGCGCGTAAAAATTTCTAAGGTATGTGCAACACTACTGAACTGGCGGCCACCGACATGAACACACATTACCAACGTCCCGTCCGCTCTTCTCCGATATGTTCTCGTTTTCAAGGATGGTCCCCTCCAGAAAAGAACGACGATCGGCGGATGCCTAGGCTTTATGGGCGTTATGTTTATTTGATGGCTGCCTGCGGTTTTCAAGGTCCCTTAAGCCTTGCTAACGTTGATTAGTCGCGGGTTGAAGGCGACGCTCTGATAGTGTCCATCCGACCGGAATCATTAGAAAGAATGCTTCAGCTTAATGGCTTTACTTTTGCAGGAGCGCCTCTTACCATCGAAAAATACGACCAGGAAACCGCTCCATTATTGAATCACTCGATTCCGGCACAAAACGGTACAACTCCATCTACCGCAGACACAAAATCGAAAATGACGGCGATACTGGGGAGGCGGTATTACCAACAATCCAAATTGCTCGATCTGTCTAAGCTGGGGACCGACCCAGATCTAGTGGCTATGGGCATATTTGGCACAACTTCCACTGAATCCAAGTTCTTCCCTGCGCTCATGAAGGTGTGGGAGCTGAACTTTGATAACGCCACGGCGCGACGTGATGCTGTCGAAAGTGTCAGCCTTGCTGACAATCAACTCTCTAATATCTCCGTCGTTACGACGCTTTCCCAAACATTCCCCGATTTAAAGAACCTTGACCTGTCGAACAATAACTTTGCCGACGCACAGGCACTTATAGGATGGCGGTGGAAATTTCGCAAACTGCAGTTCCTCGATCTCACTGGCAATCCCTTCAGTGCTGATCCCAACTTCAAGGATACTATGCTTAAATGGTATCCCGAACTCAAGACTTTGAACAACACCCAGGTCCGCACCGACGAAGAAATCGCTGCGCAAAAGAAAACGCCGATCCCCGTCCAGGCCCCCCATTTCCACGATGAAGGCCAAATCGCCGAAAACTTCATTCGAGCTTTCTTCACTGGCTACGATAACAACCGTGCCGAGATCGTCAGCGGGTTCTACGATAACAACTCAACCTTCTCACTTAATGTCAACACATCCGCCCCGAGGGCGCTGCAAACCGAACCAGCTCCTTGGGATCCGTACCTCAAAAAGAGTCGAAACCTCCTCAAAATCAGTCATCTACCTGCGAGAATGTCTCGGACTTATACGGGCGTAGAAAAGATAAAGGAGTTATGGACGACCCTTCCGCCGACGAGACATCCGGATATTGCAGCGCATCCTGAAGAGTGGCTCATTGAATGTTTCCCAATTCCTGGACTTCCTGATATATCCGGACAGAGTTCAACCGGCGTTGGTGGTTTCCTTATCATGGTACATGGAAAGTTCGAAGAGGATAATTCAGGGAAAGTAGAAACTCGAAGCTTCGATCGAACCTTTATTATCGGGCCGGGAGCAGGTGTAGGAGGAATTAGGGTTATCAGCGATGTGCTATGTTTGCGCGCATATGGCGGCAATGAAGCATGGCAACTGGAACCTCCTCCTGTCGCTGctcagccagcagcagctccagtcGCGGCCCGAGTGGCGGCCCCGGCAGCCCCTGCTGGCTACGGACTTCCAGCTCCTGGGAAAGCCGATGTCCAGGTACAACAAGAGCAATTAGTAATGCAACTGAGCGCCAAAACAATGATGACGCTGCAATATTCCGAACTTGCTCTTTCAGGGAATAACTGGAACATGGATGCTGCTTTGAAGAACTTTGAGGAATTAAAGGTAGGCCAACCACGCCCCGACTGCTTTGTAAAGCTTTACTAATTATGCCAATAGACACAGGGCCAGTTACCACCTGACGCTTTCCTTCCAGGAGTTACGGCATAGTTCCGAATCTGAAAATCATCACGCATCTCTACAACCTGTTCAAGGAATGAGAGGATAGCAGAAGgttttttatttattttcttcctcaattTTGTTTCCAATTTACATGGTGGCTGCATGGCTCGGCGAAATGGCTGAAGGTTTATCAAACGTTTGAATATCCCAATTTATTGTATTATAAAGACCACGAAGATACGTCCTAGAGAGAGCGAGAATCAAACCAATTGCCTTGCTCATCAACTTGGCTTAGATCTGTAGATTGGGTAGTAGAGAAGTGCTGTTCTCTACTGGCCGACTTGGCGGCCGGAGCCGATCACTAAGCTGCAGTTCCCGCCAACTCTCCGCACCATAAGTTCGGTCCAGCCTCATAGAACCCCCGTCGTCGCTGAAGTATACCTAATATACGCAGCAAACCGGCGCATGCGTTCCAGTCGAACCTGCAGCATGAGCCTTGCGTCAATTCCCGAGAACTAATGGAATGCCCGTTACGACCATCTCACATAGCACCGGTCAGATGGCTTCCAACGGGGCCGCGCCCCTCGATCCGTTGGACGCAGGTGAGTCGTGCGATTGAGATTACGCTTTATGAAAGCTTGGTCATTGATGGTTATTGCCTCAGCGGACTACGACCCGATTAACCACCTGAACGAGATCTTCTCGCACCCTTCTACGCTGTCCTCCGTTTCCGATGTGTCTCAACGGTTGCGTGATTACGAAACTGAGCTCGACAACGAGATCGGGGCGCTTGTAGAAGACCAAGTTACATCCAATGCAGAGAGCGTCGAGCGCATTCAAGCCGCTAAATCAGATCTGTCCGAGTTGTTCAAGAAAATCGACGATGTCCGCGACCGCGCGTCCAAGACCGAGCAGTCCATTACAGAAATGACGGCGGATATCAAACAGCTAGACAACGCGAAGAAGAATCTGACGCAGTCGATGACGGCCCTGAAACGGCTTCAGATGTTGACGACCGCGTATGATCAATTGCGTGTTCTCAGTCGCACGAGGCAGTACCGGGACTGTTCCCAGCTGCTTCAGGCCGTGATTCAGCTCGTCGCGCACTTCAAGTCGTATAGATCGATTGATCAGATTGCGCTCCTTAGCCGGAATGTGGCGGATATCCAAAGAGACTTGTTGGAGCAAATATGTGAAGACTTTGAGCTGGCGTTCGCCAAGGGGGAGGTTGgcgcgaggaagacggcgcTCTCGGAGGCATGCTCTGTTATGGATGCGCTTGGGGATCATGCGAGATCGAGATTGATGACTTGGTACTGTAAtttccagctgcgcgagTACCGGCAGGTTTTCCGGAACAATGAGGAGGCGGGCTCACTGGACAATATTTCACGGAGGTACTCATGGTTTCGACGGATCCTGCGAATCTACGATGAAGAGTACGCCTCTATTTTCCCTGCATCGTGGAGAGTGGATGAAATACTGGCCAATGCGTTCTGCGAAGGGACCAGAGATGATTTCAAGGGAATATTATCACGGTCTGTGCGGAATGGCCAGACTATCGATGTCAGTATGTTGCTCTCGTGTTTGCAGGAAACGCTTGACTTTGAACATTCCCTGGAACGACGGTTTGCCATTGATTCTCGTCCATCCACCGATACATTTGCGTCAGCGGAAACGCCTGTATTCGGCCAAGCTATCTCCGAAGCATTTGAGCCTTATCTAAGTGTATGGGTAAATGCTCAGGATCAGCAATTGGCCGGCTTGATACCAAAATACCGTCAACAGCCTGTTAAACCTCCAGGCGAAGAATTCGATTCGCACATTGTTATTTCCTCTTCCATGGAGCTGTTCACATTCTACAGGCATGCTCTCCAGCAGTGTGCAAAGCTCTCTACAGGCGCAAGTCTCGCGGATCTGGCAAAAGTGTTCGGCAAGTATCTCGACCAGTACGCTCAGCAGGTACTACTATACTATATCAGCGACCAGCCCACCGTCCACAGTCCGCTGGGCACGCCGACGATTGAGGACTATATTGCTGTTCTTAATACAGCGGACTACTGCTATACTACATGTAATCAGTTAGAGGAGAAGATAAAGGGCCGTCTCGACAAGAATCTGAAGCAGAGTGTCGACTTGCAAAGTCAAGCTGACTCATTCATGGGAATAGCGTCGGCTGCTGTGCGAGGCCTAGTGCGCAAAGTTGAGACAGAACTCGAGCCATGCTGGCGAGAAATGCGCAACACCCCTTGGAATCGGCTGGAAGGGGTGAGCGACCAAAGCTCCTATGTTGGAGAGCTATTGTCGAAAACCAACTCCAAGGCGTCAGAAATACTGCAATTGATCCACAAGCAACAATACGCCAGAGCTTTTGCTGACCACATAGTGGAGTTGATTTCGAACATCTTCCTGCAAAACATCTTCCATTGTAAACCTGTCTCGGAGACGGGTGCAGAACAGGTAAGCTCACTATACTCAGAGAAGGAGCTATGTCTAACACAATTTAGATGCTCCTAGACACATACACCCTTAAAACCGGTCTATCTTCACTCCTCCCGGCGCCCCCACCCGCCGGTTTCGTCAAGCGTGTCAATAACAGCTTCACGAAGATCGAAACCTTGCTCAAGACCCTCCAAGTCCAACCATCGCCTCCAGAAGCCCTCGTCCAAGCATACCTAATTCATATCGCAGATCGAAACAATAACAACTTCCGCAAAATCCTTGACCTTAAGGGTATCCGGAGCCGCCAGGAGCAGAACCACCTTGTCGAACTCTTCCAGATTCACCGCACTTCCGATCGCTACGCCTCAAACATCCAGGAAACAAACCCCTTTCTGGGCGCACTCCAAACAAcctctgcttcctcctcaacttccGTCTCCCAAGGCCTCGGCCTTGGCAATCTCGGCACCTCTGCCGCGGCATCAACGAGCCGCTTTGATGCGTCGCTGCTTGGCTCTGCACTTATTTCCGCTGCGAAGGATGGTGTGGATAGGCTGGGCACGCCCATGTCCTCTACTCCTGTTAACCCGGGTGCGGCTGGAGCAGGTAACTTGGCCGCTTCTACACCGGCCGCAATACCTGGGTCTTCTGGGCCGAACCAAAGCCAGGCCGGTGAGGTGGGGTCTAACTTGAACGAGAACCTTAAGAACCTTGGCAAGTTCTTCCGAAGAGATCTAGGGTTCGGCGGAAGATTTGGGAggagtggtgatgatggcTGATGTGGGTGGGCTTTTTGTGTATAGTCTACGTTTCCAGTGACGAGCGTAGATATATTGTTATCTTTTGACGTCTACATACCTCATCTCTGGGGCAGCATCAAGACCAGAACAGAGCATTACGTGATTCATTTGGGCATATTATAAGTTGAGCGGTATATATGCAAATTATTGTGAACAGCATCCCAAGCATTGCATTATATCCTTCTATAAGATAACATAGGTGACTTTTAGTTATCCCAAATCACATCTATAACTTTAGATTCACAAATACATGTACTCAAGAGAATCAACTATATCAGAAAACCGTAGCCTCACCCTCCCACGACGTCTGCTTCCTCAGATGCTCCAGCCCATAGAACACATCATTCaacgccttcttctccttttccttttcctctacACCATCCGCCAAAATGACAGGTAATGTCCCCGTAGCGTTAACTGTGGTGACCAATTGGTAATCAGTGACCGCCTCCCACTCTGTTGTTCCTTGCTTGAGCTGGAACGCTTCGAGCGTGATTGAAGCAATTGGACTGGAGCGCCATTCCTGCATTGACCCGGGAGTGCGGATGCAGTCGACAGAGACGACTACTATGTCTTTGTGGACTTGCACGTCAAGAACGTTGCCCGAGGTCTTGATAGACGTGTGAGCGGTCATGGAGCCGTTGGGTTCCAGGGTGAATGGGAGGAGGGCCGGGTTTCTGCGACTTGATTAGCGGATCCGTCCCAGTGAAATATTGCAGTAGAGAGTTGAGAGCAGGAGGGAAGGAGGTGCTTACCCTTCCAGCGCAACCAGAATGACTCGCCGTGAGTCTGCACCAAGAGTAGCCGCCCAGATACCGTGGACGGCGACTTTCTTGGCTTCGCCTTCAGCTGGCTGTTCCACGAGGGGCACAGTATGCAGTACTTGGCCGGCTGTCCAGTTCCACACGATAAGATGCGGGTCCCCGCCGCCAGAGACTAGGTACTCTGGAGCCCATTCAGGGATGCAAAGCTTAGAAACGAATGCTGTATGTCCGAAGCAGTGGTTCTCGATGACGTGTGCCTGCGGTGGCCCGCGCGAGACCCGAATATGCTCGTCTTTATCTGCGCTAAGGATGTAGGTTCTTCTCTTAGTAGACGAGGGGTCCGGAGACGGTAAAGAGGCAAAGACCACGTCTGTGAGAAGAGAGACATGTCCGAGCAACAGGTCGTGGTCGAAGACGGGCTTGTCTacttctttcttctgcttgttctgcatGTTCTTTTGCATCTCTAACGATTTGAGATTGCGTTGCGTGTGCACGGTTAAGTTTGTGGCTGCGATCGGCGTGGACCGTTGGGCCAGAGTCTTCATGGTAGAGCGCGGCTCAGCGCTTGGTATTAGGGGCATGGAGTAGACATCCCCAAACTTGTCGCCAGTCAGGATGTCGTTGTCCTCCATGAATGTGATGGCGCATGGCCGCTTGGGCATTGGCCTGGTACTGGTTAGCTTCTACTCCGTCACCTCAGAGAGAAACAAACTTACCTCTCACTCAGGTGCACAAATGAAccgtcctcttcaatctggaAGACACGGATACATTTGTCCTCTCCTGTAAGCGCAACCAGATATTCCCCGTCTGGCGTGGACGTCAAGATGGGAATGTTGGTCCACGTACAGGATTTTTTCGAAGCTGCAGTACCAGCATCACCCTCCTTTTCTGAAGATGGCTCaaccttcctcttcttctccggaGGGCCTTCAGTCTCTGGGTTAGATCCAGCACAGTTGGTTCCATGAATATTATTGTCCGCACCGTCTTGCGGCCAGACAGAGA is a window of Aspergillus nidulans FGSC A4 chromosome VI DNA encoding:
- a CDS encoding DEAD/DEAH box helicase (transcript_id=CADANIAT00010374) — encoded protein: MSAHRAIQNSGFQTSVDIARQQPFAVAPLAGQKRPPSGALNEDTDNPSSHAINGTSRQNLPNGQGLDFTRPQVHLPKSRLIASEICTVAGSENEQKPRPEDPSKSQGSLQSLNDPKFGLPPALVANFAAAGVTSIYQWQASCLLGEGLLKGKRHLIYTAPTGGGKSLVADVLMLKRIIENPTRKAILVLPYVALVQEKLKWLRRIVQDVEKYTVDDEHPDASHHRWRKMQKSIRISGFFGGSKTTASWEDTDIAVCTIEKANSLINTAIEECSIGELGAVVLDELHMLDDENRGYLLELMVTKLLLLQQDIQIIGMSATISVKNTELLADWINARYFVSTYRPVPVDEYLIYDNAIYPAATSRQLFQTISKLTATGGPFLSEAVPPQRTIKPSAFRELSNPMSNAMVAMAIDTVTAGYGALVFCGSRVACQVHAALISEAMPDPGTLGAEDLGKRLDLLAELRSLPSGLDPALEKTLIKGVGFHNAGMTTEEREAIAQAYDQGVLKVLVATCSLAAGVNLPARRVIINGARMGRELVGPAMLRQMCGRAGRKGKDEAGETYLIVGKSDLQAVCDLLEADMPAIESCLAPEKRGLKRALLEAIATGLVSGVAAIKEYVKCTLLYRTVDKKLSYSIMDSALQELAEEKLIQLNEDESYVATQLGQAVVASAFAPDDGLFMYEELKRALQAFVMDGDMHVFYMFTPLQAAAQTQIDWPTFRDLLDTLDDSGIRALQFVGVNPGFVNSMVQSGASLKEDTPEQVTQARIYRRAYTAFQLRDLSNEVPLPVISSRYKIPRGTIQTLAQQCHGFAAGIVKFCQRMGWGWTARLLRDNGFRNLRALAEADPKDVVPVLKMVNPRKTQRNQLHPTEAERYAGKLLAKAEVIVASANRIWEREMQVDLDE
- a CDS encoding retrograde cargo receptor ERV46 (transcript_id=CADANIAT00010375); amino-acid sequence: MAAKSRFTRLDAFAKTVDEARIRTTSGGIITIASLLIIIWLTWGEWVDYRRVAVLPELVVDKSRGEKMEIHLNITFPRLPCELTTLDVMDVSGEQQVGVAHGVNKVRLAPAAEGGRVLDVQALQLHAEEAKHLDPDYCGECGGAPPPPNAIKPGCCSTCDEVREAYAQKQWGFGKGTNIEQCEREHYSERIDAQRREGCRLEGVIRVNKVVGNFHIAPGRSFSSNNVHIHDIANYEERGLSPAEQHTMSHIIHSLRFGPQLPDELSDRWQWTDHHHTNPLDSTSQEAPEPAYSFMYFIKVVSTSYLPLGWDPLYSASLHAAADTNTPLGAQGLSAGSQGSIETHQYSVTSHKRSLRGGDASDEAHKERIHAAGGIPGVFFNYDISPMKVINREARPKTFTGFLTGVCAIVGGTLTVAAAIDRTLYEGVSRVRKLHSN
- a CDS encoding mRNA export factor mexA (transcript_id=CADANIAT00010376), producing MKRGRSSRGRTSTRANTGDRGGIRKRGAPPTKVDRDGDLAMGAGAGAIRGQKTRSGSGRPASSATRANTALDRSISQIQKALSSSNAQANIRQGGRSSPTEQVAVRGWKESKAASNRDGGVESLVAFLEKKLTSPDSKSGPRVKISKSRVEGDALIVSIRPESLERMLQLNGFTFAGAPLTIEKYDQETAPLLNHSIPAQNGTTPSTADTKSKMTAILGRRYYQQSKLLDLSKLGTDPDLVAMGIFGTTSTESKFFPALMKVWELNFDNATARRDAVESVSLADNQLSNISVVTTLSQTFPDLKNLDLSNNNFADAQALIGWRWKFRKLQFLDLTGNPFSADPNFKDTMLKWYPELKTLNNTQVRTDEEIAAQKKTPIPVQAPHFHDEGQIAENFIRAFFTGYDNNRAEIVSGFYDNNSTFSLNVNTSAPRALQTEPAPWDPYLKKSRNLLKISHLPARMSRTYTGVEKIKELWTTLPPTRHPDIAAHPEEWLIECFPIPGLPDISGQSSTGVGGFLIMVHGKFEEDNSGKVETRSFDRTFIIGPGAGVGGIRVISDVLCLRAYGGNEAWQLEPPPVAAQPAAAPVAARVAAPAAPAGYGLPAPGKADVQVQQEQLVMQLSAKTMMTLQYSELALSGNNWNMDAALKNFEELKTQGQLPPDAFLPGVTA
- a CDS encoding putative GARP complex subunit Vps53 (transcript_id=CADANIAT00010377) codes for the protein MPVTTISHSTGQMASNGAAPLDPLDAAWSLMVIASADYDPINHLNEIFSHPSTLSSVSDVSQRLRDYETELDNEIGALVEDQVTSNAESVERIQAAKSDLSELFKKIDDVRDRASKTEQSITEMTADIKQLDNAKKNLTQSMTALKRLQMLTTAYDQLRVLSRTRQYRDCSQLLQAVIQLVAHFKSYRSIDQIALLSRNVADIQRDLLEQICEDFELAFAKGEVGARKTALSEACSVMDALGDHARSRLMTWYCNFQLREYRQVFRNNEEAGSLDNISRRYSWFRRILRIYDEEYASIFPASWRVDEILANAFCEGTRDDFKGILSRSVRNGQTIDVSMLLSCLQETLDFEHSLERRFAIDSRPSTDTFASAETPVFGQAISEAFEPYLSVWVNAQDQQLAGLIPKYRQQPVKPPGEEFDSHIVISSSMELFTFYRHALQQCAKLSTGASLADLAKVFGKYLDQYAQQLEEKIKGRLDKNLKQSVDLQSQADSFMGIASAAVRGLVRKVETELEPCWREMRNTPWNRLEGVSDQSSYVGELLSKTNSKASEILQLIHKQQYARAFADHIVELISNIFLQNIFHCKPVSETGAEQMLLDTYTLKTGLSSLLPAPPPAGFVKRVNNSFTKIETLLKTLQVQPSPPEALVQAYLIHIADRNNNNFRKILDLKGIRSRQEQNHLVELFQIHRTSDRYASNIQETNPFLGALQTTSASSSTSVSQGLGLGNLGTSAAASTSRFDASLLGSALISAAKDGVDRLGTPMSSTPVNPGAAGAGNLAASTPAAIPGSSGPNQSQAGEVGSNLNENLKNLGKFFRRDLGFGGRFGRSGDDG